GGCTCATGCACGTCCGTAATCACCGGAACACCGATCTCATCCCTGACCTGAGCCAAAACCTCAAGGCCAAATTCCATCCCGCCACCGCGAAAGCTCTCGATCGAACTCCGATTTGCTTTATCGAAAGAAGATTTATAAACAAAATCAACGCCCGTGCGGGAGCAAATATCCTTGATCTCCTGCGCCATAAAAAGAGCGTGTTTCGACGACTCGACCACACAGGGCCCGAGGATGAACGTTAGCTTCCCGCCGCCAAAGGCGACACCCCCTACTCTAAAAGAACCGTTGGTTGCCATTGAGGATATGATAACCGAGAAATGCGGAAGTAATGAAATGGCAAGGAACTATCGGTATTTCGCTTTGAACGCGTCAAACCCGCTCGTCGATTGGATCAATCGTTCTATCTGAGGCTCGGCGTCGATCCTTGGAAACAGGAATCGATCATCCGAGCTTTCGCAAATGCGGATCTCAGTCGTCACGGCAGACGCGTAGCCGGCTTTTTCAGCGGCATCGCGTTCACGCCGGGAAACGTTTCCGTTGGGGTAGCAGAAGTGGAGTTTGTCGGTTTGTAGATGGTCTTGCAGGATCGTCCGCGACGTTGCGAGTTCGTCAGACAAGGTATCGCCATCAACATTGGTTAGGATCGGATGACTTACCGTGTGAGAACCGATCTCGATCCCAGCAGATGACATCTCTTTTGCCTGATCCCAGGAGATCGGGCCGAATTCGGAGTGCGGCATATCGTCGAGCTGAACATAAAGCGATTTGGCCAACTCCGTCAAAACTAAGTCTTTCTCAAGATCCGGCAGCTTTTTTAGTTCGGAATTTATCTTACCGGCAA
This sequence is a window from Acidobacteriota bacterium. Protein-coding genes within it:
- a CDS encoding polysaccharide deacetylase family protein is translated as MIKQAALNLLVGADVFSLFRFINRSKLPILMYHRFSEGEEWGKTSLKTFETHLKYLTRHYKIISLSDAVRYFKEGNLPNRSVVLTIDDGYQDFFDVAFPVLKKFSVPATLYVVTGFLDEKCWIWTDKARYLLTATKSERLSATIGTRTFDEKLGDRNSRLELAGKINSELKKLPDLEKDLVLTELAKSLYVQLDDMPHSEFGPISWDQAKEMSSAGIEIGSHTVSHPILTNVDGDTLSDELATSRTILQDHLQTDKLHFCYPNGNVSRRERDAAEKAGYASAVTTEIRICESSDDRFLFPRIDAEPQIERLIQSTSGFDAFKAKYR